Proteins from one Setaria italica strain Yugu1 chromosome V, Setaria_italica_v2.0, whole genome shotgun sequence genomic window:
- the LOC101755558 gene encoding FAD synthase: MEIDEAVRGCSDRRLRTKYANAVYVVQRAFALYPFEEVAFSFNGGKDSTVLLHLIRAGYYLYKKDSVDVAQMDAVKNCPLRTIYFESPCAFPEINSFTYETVSTYGLPLETIQSDFKSGLEGLLKEKPTKAIFIGTRIGDPNAVGQEQFSPSSPGWPPFMRVNPILDWSYRDVWSFLLICKVKYCSLYDQGYTSIGSIHDTVPNALLSDSSTEKSFRPAYMLTDGRLERAGRTKKTNHKIEMNSVASNGMSNIEGEHMVSRAASIIIVGDEILFGTTEDKLGTALCKKLHAIGWRVSHVAVVRNEIDSVAEEVERCKSTDDMVFIFGGLGPLHSDVSLAGVAKAFGVRLAPDEEFEDYLSQLMGNNYTGDRNEMALLPEGITELLHHKTLPLPLIKCRNVITLAATNVDELDTEWDCLLDTQESGLVQAKPFVSKHLSTTLSDVQIAPVLAKLCLEFSDVYIGCHRISRAGPLVVNLTGKDNQRVEAAAEKLTSSFEGQFSQVDSCK; the protein is encoded by the exons ATGGAGATCGACGAGGCGGTGCGCGGGTGCAGCGACCGCCGCCTGCGCACCAAGTACGCCAACGCCGTCTACGTCGTCCAGCGGGCCTTCGCGCTCTACCC GTTTGAGGAAGTAGCCTTCAGCTTTAATGGTGGGAAGGATTCAACT GTGCTCTTGCATTTGATTCGGGCTGGTTACTACCTTTACAAGAAGGATTCTGTTGATGTAGCCCAAATGGATGCTGTTAAAAACTGTCCATTGCGTACCATCTATTTCGAAAGCCCTTGTGCGTTCCCTGAAATTAACTCATTCACTTATGAGACTGTCTCAAC CTATGGGTTACCACTGGAAACTATCCAATCAGATTTCAAGTCTGGTCTAGAAGGCCTATTGAAAGAGAAGCCAACCAAAGCAATTTTTATTGGCACAAGAATTGGTGATCCAAATGCG GTTGGTCAAGAACAGTTCTCTCCTAGTTCACCTGGCTGGCCTCCTTTTATGAGGGTGAATCCAATCTTGGATTGGTCGTACAG GGATGTTTGGTCTTTTCTCTTAATATGTAAGGTCAAATACTGCAGCCTTTATGATCAAGG GTATACTTCCATTGGGAGCATACATGATACTGTTCCAAATGCACTTCTTAGTGATTCATCAACTGAGAAAAGCTTCAGACCAGCATACATGCTAACAGATGGAAGGCTTGAAAGAGCTGGTCGAACGAAAAAGACCAATCACAAAATAGAAATGAATTCTGTTGCAAGCAATGGCATGAGCAATATTGAGGGAGAGCATATGGTCTCACGTGCAGCATCAATCATTATAGTCGGTGATGAAATATT GTTTGGCACAACTGAGGATAAACTAGGAACTGCCTTGTGCAAGaagcttcatgcaattggctgGCGGGTTTCTCATGTAGCAGTTGTTCGCAATGAG ATTGATTCTGTTGCTGAAGAAGTTGAACGTTGTAAATCTACGGATGACATG GTGTTTATTTTTGGAGGACTTGGGCCTCTACATTCAGACGTTTCTTTGGCTGGTGTGGCGAAAGCATTTGGAGTTCGTCTG GCTCCTGATGAAGAGTTTGAGGATTATCTTAGTCAACTCATGGGAAACAATTACACTGGAGATCGAAATGAG ATGGCATTGTTGCCAGAAGGTATTACTGAATTATTGCATCACAAAACGCTACCATTACCATTG ATCAAATGCAGAAATGTCATCACTCTTGCTGCAACCAATGTGGATGAACTAGACACTGAGTGGGATTGTCTTCTAGACACTCAGGAGAGTGGATTAGTGCAGGCAAAACCTTTTGTATCAAAGCATCTCAGCACTACACTTTCAGAT GTTCAAATTGCTCCGGTTCTTGCAAAACTGTGCTTAGAGTTTTCTGATGTTTACATAG GGTGTCATCGGATATCTAGAGCTGGTCCTTTGGTTGTAAATCTTACTGGAAAG GATAACCAGAGGGTAGAAGCAGCTGCAGAGAAACTGACGAGTAGCTTTGAAGGACAATTTTCCCAAGTCGACAGTTGCAAATAA
- the LOC101755963 gene encoding serine/threonine-protein kinase RUNKEL: MNNFHVYEAIGRGKHSTVYKGRKKKTIEYFAVKSVDKSQRSKVLNEVRMLHSLDHANVLKFYSWYETSAHFWLVLEYCVGGDLKGLLEQDKKLPESSIHDLAYDLVKALQFLHSQGIIYCDLKPSNILLDEFGCMKLCDFGLARRLKDIEKTNPGDVPQPMKGTPCYMAPELFREGGVHSYASDFWALGCVLYECYTGRPPFVGREFTQLVKSIISDPTPPLPDNPSRSLQNLIDCLLMKDPAERLQWSELCEHNFWRTSIAMIPLPPQPAFDNMIELSATPYLAERNGDKPSRQLTPPKHREHNGLRKKDENSTKGFVTPVKNVQSGKRNSAKPKADGFKGVNILRMSRIAKLNLQREKDKENYRRPPAETSENETEVKIENNDMELDFGENPEGDAPDDTDGSDHPGPAAHEKPQATNGNEENCMANQVDMLTDEGLVKPDIMTKTEQNSCSDNLDVVATPPSICMRKAQRAKVTPCSATGSEPTNIFEAFWHPTDLAVKPVMPSRKADKAVDTVPTLPFEALTACDYIKLPQEQLNAFNSQILQSLSGTFQVSEKQNTIRYLEMLSMNSDAANKITNGPIMLLLIKMLRLSKTAVLRVQIASLMGLLIRYSTALDVELASSGIVNALSDGLRDKHDKLRRFCMATLGELLFYISTQSDQDTKEINTQESPLKDNRPATSWQVPSAVIALVSSILRKGEDDLAQLYALRTIDNICSQGTEWTSRFASQDAIGHLCYIYKATGKQESTRLIAGSCLARLSRFSPSCIHLILEKISFKDIASTLIKGNPREQQISLNILNSALVNSQTVTNMNRYILSLSDDKQLVPGLISLIEQGTDVLRGKALLFVALLCKNSRRWLPHFFCNAKLISAVDRLGKEKEGFIHQCTEAFVQLVASLVPAILDTVCSDIQQVLAGKRHGPVTALAGRAHPKSTIHLFPVILHLLGSASFRHRVMTSHVLLQLANLIKILEAPFQARDDFQMTLLRVLEAATEEPSVILNEHKIFTSRIIPSLSILYKGNKDGDARFLCLKILSDVMIVIFSDSSLTADEQTISDLKLISQKHFLPLYPSFAEDEDPIPIYAQKLLVMLMEHDCVKVCDILHKATVSQCFEFLLGDLSNTNVSNVKLCFALASAPEMDTHILSQLQVVRRIGNLLEFVAAKDMDDFLEPTLELCRAFIIRGIGSNRSAALSQNPALLVDSAFSMSIAVDQQTCVMDICDFGGNMGIFLELVGSSDPQISDLASDCMVLLLKAAPREATVGLLTNLPKLSAVMDLLKHDSSLRLTRLLYGLGFSCRQYLAQGMILSISVSALMRVEALVSAFKGSNDNFLADAASYLGAELQRLPRCG, encoded by the exons ATGAACAACTTCCACGTCTACGAGGCCATCGGCCGCGGCAAGCACTCG ACGGTGTATAAGGGGCGGAAGAAGAAGACCATCGAGTACTTCGCCGTCAAGAGCGTGGACAAATCGCAGCGCTCCAAGGTCCTCAACGAG GTCCGGATGCTCCATTCTTTAGACCATGCCAATGTCCTGAAATTTTACTCCTG GTATGAGACCTCTGCACATTTCTGGTTAGTGTTGGAGTATTGCGTTGGTGGAGACCTGAAGGGCTTGCTTGAGCAG GATAAGAAGCTTCCTGAAAGTTCTATTCATGACCTGGCTTACGATCTCGTCAAAGCTCTTCA GTTCTTGCATTCTCAAGGAATTATATATTGTGATCTGAAGCCATCAAACATTCTACTTGATGAATTTGGATGCATGAAG CTGTGCGATTTTGGATTAGCAAGGCGCTTAAAAGACATTGAGAAAACCAATCCTGGAGAT GTGCCACAACCCATGAAGGGAACACCATGCTATATGGCTCCTGAATTATTTCGAGAGGGAGGAGTCCACTCATATGCTTCTGATTTCTGGGCACTTGGTTGTGTTTTGTATGAATGCTATACAGGAAGGCCCCCTTTTGTGGGTAGAGAATTTACACAGTTAGTCAAATCTATAATTTCGGATCCTACTCCACCTTTACCTGATAATCCATCAAGGTCTTTACAAAATCTAATTGATTGCTTACTCATGAAAGATCCGGCAGAAAGATTACAGTGGTCTGAATTGTGTGAGCACAACTTTTGGAGAACAAGTATAGCGATGATTCCTTTACCACCTCAGCCTGCTTTTGACAACATGATTGAACTTTCTGCTACACCATACCTAGCTGAGAGAAATGGTGACAAACCTTCCAGACAGTTGACACCACCCAAGCACCGTGAGCATAATGGCCTTAGGAAGAAGGATGAAAATTCTACCAAGGGGTTCGTGACACCTGTAAAGAATGTGCAAAGTGGCAAGAGAAATAGTGCAAAACCTAAGGCTGATGGTTTCAAAGGTGTAAATATCCTCAGGATGTCTCGCATAGCTAAGTTGAATTTGCAAAGGGAAAAGGACAAGGAAAACTACAGGCGTCCTCCTGCAGAAACATCTGAGAATGAGACTGAAGTTAAGATAGAAAATAATGACATGGAGCTTGATTTTGGTGAAAATCCAGAGGGAGATGCGCCTGATGACACTGATGGATCTGATCATCCAGGACCCGCAGCACATGAAAAGCCTCAAGCCACTAATGGTAATGAAGAGAATTGTATGGCAAATCAGGTTGACATGCTTACAGATGAGGGGTTGGTTAAGCCTGATATCATGACGAAAACTGAGCAGAATTCTTGTTCAGATAACCTGGATGTGGTGGCCACTCCACCTAGTATCTGTATGCGAAAAGCACAACGTGCAAAGGTAACTCCATGTTCTGCAACTGGTTCTGAGCCAACTAACATCTTTGAAGCATTCTGGCATCCAACAGATCTCGCAGTTAAACCAGTTATGCCTAGTAGGAAAGCAGATAAAGCTGTGGACACGGTTCCCACACTTCCTTTCGAAGCTCTTACAGCATGCGATTATATTAAGTTACCACAGGAGCAGTTGAATGCATTCAACAGTCAGATACTTCAGAGTTTAAGTGGAACTTTTCAGGTTTCAGAAAAACAAAATACTATCAGATACCTAGAGATGTTAAGCATGAACTCAGATGCTGCGAACAAAATAACTAATGGCCCAATTATGTTGCTTCTTATAAAGATGCTTCGACTGTCAAAAACTGCGGTCTTACGTGTCCAAATTGCCTCGCTTATGGGTTTGCTGATACGCTATTCCACTGCTCTTGATGTGGAGCTGGCAAGTTCGGGAATTGTCAATGCATTATCAGATGGGTTGAGGGATAAGCATGATAAACTCAGGAGATTCTGTATGGCAACACTAGGAGAGTTATTATTTTACATTTCTACCCAGTCTGATCAAGATACCAAAGAGATCAATACCCAAGAATCCCCTTTGAAGGATAACAGGCCTGCAACTTCATGGCAG GTTCCTAGTGCTGTAATTGCGCTGGTGTCATCTATCTTGCGAAAGGGCGAAGATGATCTGGCTCAGCTATATGCCTTACGGACAATTGATAACATATGTAGCCAAGGAACAGAATGGACATCCCGCTTTGCTTCCCAGGATGCGATTGGACATTTGTGCTACATCTATAAAGCAACTGGAAAGCAGGAGAGTACAAGGCTCATTGCAGGATCTTGTTTGGCTCGCCTCTCTCGCTTCAGTCCATCATGTATTCATTTAATCCTGGAGAAGATATCATTCAAGGATATTGCATCCACACTCATCAAGGGAAATCCACGTGAACAGCAGATTAGTCTTAATATTCTCAATTCAGCATTAGTTAACAGTCAGACTGTAACAAATATGAACCGCTATATTCTTTCATTATCGGATGACAAACAATTGGTCCCTGGGCTCATCTCTCTGATAGAACAGGGAACTGATGTTCTGCGTGGGAAAGCCCTTTTGTTTGTTGCTCTACTTTGCAAGAACAGTCGAAGATGGCTTCCCCATTTCTTTTGCAATGCAAAATTAATATCAGCGGTTGATAGATTGGGAAAGGAGAAGGAGGGTTTCATTCATCAATGTACAGAAGCATTTGTGCAGTTGGTCGCTTCTTTGGTACCTGCTATTCTTGACACAGTCTGCAGTGATATACAGCAGGTTCTGGCTGGCAAACGCCATGGGCCTGTTACTGCTTTAGCTGGGCGAGCTCATCCAAAGAGCACAATTCATCTGTTTCCAGTTATTCTTCATCTTCTGGGAAGTGCATCCTTCAGGCACAGAGTCATGACAAGTCATGTATTGCTTCAGCTGGCAAATCTTATTAAGATTCTGGAGGCACCGTTTCAG GCTAGGGATGATTTCCAGATGACATTGTTGCGAGTTCTTGAGGCTGCTACAGAGGAGCCTTCTGTTATACTCAATGAACACAAAATATTCACCAGTCGTATCATCCCAAGCTTATCCATCTTATACAAGGGCAATAAAGATGGTGATGCCAGATTTCTGTGTTTGAAGATACTCTCTGATGTGATGATTGTGATCTTCAGTGACTCTTCGTTAACTGCTGACGAGCAAACAATAAGTGATTTGAAATTGATCTCTCAAAAGCATTTTCTGCCGCTGTACCCTTCTTTTGCAGAGGATGAAGATCCCATACCCATATATGCACAGAAACTGCTAGTAATGCTAATGGAACATGATTGTGTGAAAGTCTGTGATATTCTGCACAAAGCAACAGTATCCCAGTGCTTTGAATTTTTACTAGGAGATCTGTCAAATACAAATGTAAGCAATGTCAAGCTTTGCTTTGCCCTTGCATCTGCTCCTGAGATGGACACCCATATTCTTTCTCAGCTTCAAGTTGTTCGAAGAATAGGGAACCTACTTGAGTTTGTTGCTGCAAAAGACATGGATGATTTTCTTGAACCAACCCTGGAACTTTGCAGAGCTTTCATTATCCGTGGCATTGGCAGCAACAGAAGTGCCGCCCTCTCCCAAAACCCAGCACTCCTTGTTGACAGTGCCTTCAGCATGAGCATTGCTGTTGATCAACAAACTTGCGTCATGGATATATGTGACTTTGGTGGCAACATGGGTATTTTTCTTGAGCTAGTTGGCAGTTCAGATCCACAGATAAGTGATTTAGCATCAGATTGTATGGTGTTGTTGCTCAAGGCAGCACCTCGAGAGGCAACAGTGGGCTTGTTGACGAATCTTCCTAAATTGAGTGCTGTCATGGACTTGCTGAAGCATGACAGCAGCCTACGGCTGACTCGCTTACTATATGGCCTAGGCTTTTCATGCAGACAATATCTAGCCCAGGGAATGATCCTGTCGATATCAGTGTCGGCTTTGATGCGAGTTGAAGCACTCGTTTCAGCTTTCAAGGGTTCCAATGATAACTTTCTTGCTGATGCTGCTTCTTATTTGGGCGCTGAACTGCAGCGGTTACCTCGGTGTGGTTGA